The Pseudomonas sp. HOU2 DNA window GTTTTTCCAGATCAGCCGCGTTATCCGGCTTGAGCTTGAAGATCCACGCACCGTACGGATCGGTATTCAGCAGCTCCGGCGTGCCGCTCAGCTCTTCGTTGACGGCGATCACTTCACCGGCAATCGGCGAGTAGATGTCGGAAGCGGCTTTCACCGACTCGACCACACCGGCCTGATCTTCAGCGGCGAACTTGTTGCCCACTTCGGTCAACTCGACGAACACCACATCGCCCAGCGCTTCCTGCGCGTGATCGCTGATGCCCACGGTAACGGTGCCGTCGGCTTCCAGACGCGCCCACTCATGACTTTCGGCAAAACGCAGTTCGGCGGGGATATTGCTCATGCTCGGTGTCCTCAAGAAATTGTCAGCGGTCAGGCCGCCGGAAAAGGTCAGATCAAGGTTTTGCCATGGCGCACGAAGGTCGGTTTGACCACTCGTACCGGATACCACTTGCCACGGATTTCCACTTCGGCGCGGTCGGCGGTGGCCATCGGTACACGCGCCAGGGCAATCGATTTGCTCAGCGTAGGAGAGAAACTACCACTGGTGATCTCTCCTTCGCCAACATCGGCAATACGAACCACCTGATGGGCGCGCAAAACACCGCGTTCCTCAAGCACCAGACCCACCAGTTTGTGCGCCACGCCGGCGGCTTTTTCCGCTTCCAACGCCGAGCGACCGATGAACTGCCGCGAAGCCGGTTCCCAGGCGATGCTCCAGGCCATATTGGACGCCAGCGGCGAGACATCTTGATGAATGTCCTGGCCGTAGAGGTTCATCCCGGCTTCAACCCGCAGCGTGTCGCGGGCGCCGAGGCCGATCGGTGAAATACCGGCACCGATCAGATCGTTGAAAAATCCCGGCGCCTGCTCGGCCGGCAAGGCGATTTCCAGGCCGTCCTCACCGGTGTAACCGGTGCGCGCAATGAACCAGTCGCCATCGACTTCGGCTTCAAACGGTTTCAGGTGATGGATCAGTGCGGCGCGGGACTGGGTCACCAGTTCGGCGATTTTCTGCCGGGCCTGCGGGCCTTGAATGGCGAGCATCGCCAGATCCTGACGCTCGTGCAGATGCACGTCGTAACCGGCGACCTGTGCCTGCATCCACGCCAGATCCTGATCGCGGGTGGAGGCGTTGAATACCAGACGATAACGGTCTTCGAGACGATAGACGATCATGTCGTCGACGATGCCGCCACGTTCGTTGAGCATCGTGCTGTAGAGCGCGCGGCCGGGGCGGTGCAGGCGCTCGACGTCATTGGCCAGCAAATGCTGCAGCCAGGCCTTGGCCTGTGGGCCATCGATGTCGATAACGGTCATATGGGAAACATCGAACACCCCGCAATCGCGGCGCACCTCGTGGTGTTCCTCGACCTGCGAGCCGTAATGCAGTGGCATGTCCCAACCGCCAAAATCGACCATCTTCGCGCCGAGGGCGAGATGCAGGTCATACAGAGGCGTACGCTGTCCCATGGGTTTCTCCTTCCGGGCGTGGCGAAGGTGCGGACAGCCGCTGTACGGGATGAAAGCCGCGAAATAGAAGGCTTTCAGCCGATTTCAGCGAACGGGTCTGTCAGACGAACCGCACCGAATGCCGCGCATTGTAGCCGCATGATTCAGGACTCACTACTAAGTGTTTCGGCGCGCCGAGCGGCGGATCAGGCCAATGACCGGCAACAGGCCGACCAACACTAGGGTCAGCGCCGGCAGTGACGCCCGCGCCCATTCGCCTTCGCTGGTCATTTCGAAGATCCGCACCGCCAGCGTGTCCCAGCCAAACGGGCGCATCAGCAGGGTCGCGGGCATTTCCTTGAGCACATCGACGAACACCAGCAACGCCGCGCTCAGCGTGCCGGGCAGCAACAGCGGCAGATACACTTTGAAAAACAGTCGCGGCCCACTGACACCCAGGCTACGTGCCGCTTCGGGCAATGAAGGCCGTATACGCGCCAGACTGTTTTCCAACGGCCCGTAGGCCACCGCGATAAAGCGCACCAGATAGGCCATCAGCAACGCCGCCAGACTGCCCAGCAGCAGCGGCTTGCCGGCGCCGCCGAGCCAGTCCGACAGCGGAATCACCAGTTCGCGATCGAGATAGCTGAAGGCGAGCATGATCGACACCGCCAGCACCGAACCCGGCAACGCGTAACCAAGATTGGCCAGACTGACCCCGGAGCGGATCGCCCGGGTCGGCGCCAGACGTCGGGCAAACGCCAGCAGCAGCGCGACGCTGACGGTGATCAACGCCGCCATGCCGCCCAGATACAGGGTGTGCAGGATCAGCCCGGCGTAGCGCTCATCGAGATCGAAGCGCCCGCGCTGCCAGAACCAGACAATCAGTTGCAGGACTGGAATCACGAACGCGCAGGCAAATACCAGAGCGCACCAGCCAGTCGCTGCGAACGCCTTGAGTCCATGCAAGTGATACAGCGCCTTGACCCGTGGCCGCTCGTTGCTCGCCCGATTGGCGCCGCGCGCACGCCGCTCGCCGTACAGCACCAGCATCACCACCAGCAGCAACAGACTCGCCAGTTGCGCCGCGCTCGGCAGGCTGAAGAAGCCGTACCAGGTCTTGTAGATGGCGGTTGTGAAGGTGTCGAAATTGAACACCGACACCGCACCGAAATCCGCCAGGGTTTCCATCAGCGCCAGCGCCACACCGGCACCAATCGCCGGCCTCGCCATCGGCATCGCCACCCGCCAGAACGCCTGCCATGGCGATTGCCCGAGTACCCGCGCCGCCTCCATCAGGCCTTTGCCCTGCGCAAGAAACGCGGTGCGCGCCAGCAAATAGACATAGGGATAAAACACCAGCACCAGTACCACAATCACCCCGCCGGTAGAGCGCACGCGTGGCAGGCGCAAGCCGCTGCCGAACCACTCACGCAGCAGGGTTTGCACCGGGCCGGCAAAGTCCAGCAGGCCGACGAAGACGAACGCCAACACGTAGGCCGGGATGGCGAACGGCAGCATCAAGGCCCAGTCGAGCCAGCGGCGTCCGGGGAATTCGCAGAGGCTGGTGAGCCAGGCGAGGCTGACACCGAGCAGCGTCACGCCGACACCAACGCCGAGTACCAGCGTCAGGGTATTGCCCAGCAGGCGCGGCATCTGGGTTTCCCACAGGTGCGACCAGATCTGCTGATCGATGGTCTGCCACGACAACAGCAGAACACTCAGGGGCAACAGCACCAGCGCGGCAATGACGAGGACGATGGGGTACCAGCGGCGTTGGGCGGGGTGGGCCAAGGGGGTTCTCTGCAAGAGGGCCAACGCCCAATCGACGTCGACCACATGTTGTGGCGAGGGAGCTTGCTCCCGCTCGGCTGCGAAGCAGCCGCAGGAGGTTAACAGTTCAATTCACGCCAGACGCAAGGGCGCCATGGGGCCGCTTCGCGACCCAGCGGGAGCAAGCTCCCTCGCCACAGAGGGCTCGCCGTGGTGGCCGGCTCAGTTCCAGCCCGCCCGATCCATCATGCGGATCGCTTCCGCCTGACGCTTGCCCGCCACTTCCACCGGCAAGGTGTCAGCGACGAACTTGCCCCACGCCGCCACTTCTTCCGAAGGCTTCACCGCCGGATTGGCCGGGAATTCCTGGTTGACGTCGGCGAAGATCTTCTGCGCCTCAGGCGTGGTCATCCACTCGACCAGCGCCTTGGCGGCTTCCGGGTGCGGTGCATGTTTGGTCAGACCGATACCCGACAGGTTCACATGCACGCCGCGATCGGCCTGATTCGGCCAGAACAGTTTCACCGGCAGGTCTGGCTTCTGCTTGTGCAGGCGCCCGTAGTAGTAGGTGTTGACGATGCCGACATCGCATTGCCCGGCGTTGATCGCTTCCAGCACCGCAACGTCATCGGAGAACACATCGGTGGACAGGTTGTTGACCCAGCCCTTGAGGATCTTCTCGGTCTTCTCGGCGCCGTGCACTTCGATCATGGTCGCGGTCAGCGACTGGTTGTAGACCTTCTTCGCCGTGCGCAGGCACAGGCGCCCTTCCCAGTTCTTGTCGGCCAGCGCTTCGTAGGTGGTCAGTTCGCCCGGCTTAACGCGCTCGGTGGAATAGGCGATGGTTCTCGCGCGCAGGCTCAGGCCGGTCCAGGCGTGGCTGGAGGAGCGGTATTGTGCGGGAATATTCGTATCGATAGTTTTCGAGGTGAACGGCTGCAGAATGCCCATCTGCTCGGCCTGCCAGAGGTTGCCGGCATCGACGGTCAGCAGCAGATCAGCGGTGGCGTTTTCGCCTTCGGCCTTGATCCGCTGCATCAGCGGCGCTTCCTTGTCGGTGATGAACTTGATCTTCACCCCGGTTTTTGCGGTGTAGGCGTCGAATACCGGTTTGATCAGCTCATCGATACGCGAGGAGTAGACCACCACCTCGTCGGCGGCCTGGGCGGTGGTACTGCCGATCAGGGTCAGGGCCAGTGCGGTCAGAAGACGCTTGGGTGCCAACATGGGAGTGGTCTCTCGGTCGGAAAATGTGGGCCAAATGATAAGGACTCACATTTACCACCTCAATCGAACTCTTTTCCAAGGAGTTACCAGATGTTGCATGACCTGCAAATTGCTGGTCTCTGTGGCGAGGGAGCTTGCTCCCGCTGGAGGCCGAAGGACTCCCAATGTTGCCAAAATGGCTTTTGGGGCCGCTTCGCAGCCCAGCGGGAGCAAGCTCCCTCGCCACAAAGAAGTAATTGTCTTCAGGGTTTGGCGAGCGCCGGAAGGTCGCCTGTAAGGCCAAGTGCTTCGCGAACAAATAGAGCCTTGGCCTCCGGCATCTGCTCCACCAGCTTCAACCCGGCGTTACGCAACCAGCGCACCGGCAGCGGATCGGCCTGGAACAAGCGCTCGAAGCCCTCCATCGCCGCCATCAATGCCAGATTGTGCGGCATGCGCCGACGCTCGTAGCGGCTCAGCACTTTCACATCGGCCAGACGCTCGCCACGTTCGGCGGCTTGCAACAGCACTTCAGCCAGCACCGCCGCATCGAGGAAGCCGAGGTTCACACCCTGCCCGGCCAACGGGTGAATGGTATGCGCCGCATCACCGATCAGCGCCAGCCCTTCGGCTACATAGCGCTTGGCATGCCGTTGACGCAGCGGTACGCACAGACGCGGATCGGCACTGATCACTTCGCCCAGGCAACCTTCGAATGCACGCTCCAGCTCACGGCAGAACGCGGTTTCATCCAGCGCCATCAGGCGTTCGGCTTCACTCGGCGTAGTCGACCAGACGATCGAGCACCAGTCCTGCTGCCCATCGCGCTCCAGCGGCAGAAACGCCAGCGGCCCGTGATCGGTGAAACGCTGCCACGCGGTCATCCGGTGCGGCTTGCTGCTGCGCACGCTGGTGACGATGGCGTGGTGAAGGTAATCCCACTCGCGGGTGGCGACACCGGTCAGCCGGCGCACCGCCGAATTGGCGCCGTCCGCTGCAATCACCAGCGGCGCACGCAACTGCCGACCATCGGCCAGGGTCAGCAGCCAGTCATCGCCGGAGCGGCGCATCTGTTCCAGCCGTGCGTTGGCCAGCATGCCCAGATCGCAGTCGTGCAAACGATCGAGCAAGGCATCCTGCACCACGCGGTTTTCGACGA harbors:
- a CDS encoding 2-octaprenyl-3-methyl-6-methoxy-1,4-benzoquinol hydroxylase, whose amino-acid sequence is MRADLLIVGAGMVGSALALALQDSGLEVLLLDGSPLSVKPFDATAPFEPRVSALSAASQRILERLGVWDGIAKRRSSPYTDMHVWDGSGTGQIHFSASSVHAEVLGHIVENRVVQDALLDRLHDCDLGMLANARLEQMRRSGDDWLLTLADGRQLRAPLVIAADGANSAVRRLTGVATREWDYLHHAIVTSVRSSKPHRMTAWQRFTDHGPLAFLPLERDGQQDWCSIVWSTTPSEAERLMALDETAFCRELERAFEGCLGEVISADPRLCVPLRQRHAKRYVAEGLALIGDAAHTIHPLAGQGVNLGFLDAAVLAEVLLQAAERGERLADVKVLSRYERRRMPHNLALMAAMEGFERLFQADPLPVRWLRNAGLKLVEQMPEAKALFVREALGLTGDLPALAKP
- a CDS encoding extracellular solute-binding protein; protein product: MLAPKRLLTALALTLIGSTTAQAADEVVVYSSRIDELIKPVFDAYTAKTGVKIKFITDKEAPLMQRIKAEGENATADLLLTVDAGNLWQAEQMGILQPFTSKTIDTNIPAQYRSSSHAWTGLSLRARTIAYSTERVKPGELTTYEALADKNWEGRLCLRTAKKVYNQSLTATMIEVHGAEKTEKILKGWVNNLSTDVFSDDVAVLEAINAGQCDVGIVNTYYYGRLHKQKPDLPVKLFWPNQADRGVHVNLSGIGLTKHAPHPEAAKALVEWMTTPEAQKIFADVNQEFPANPAVKPSEEVAAWGKFVADTLPVEVAGKRQAEAIRMMDRAGWN
- the gcvT gene encoding glycine cleavage system aminomethyltransferase GcvT codes for the protein MGQRTPLYDLHLALGAKMVDFGGWDMPLHYGSQVEEHHEVRRDCGVFDVSHMTVIDIDGPQAKAWLQHLLANDVERLHRPGRALYSTMLNERGGIVDDMIVYRLEDRYRLVFNASTRDQDLAWMQAQVAGYDVHLHERQDLAMLAIQGPQARQKIAELVTQSRAALIHHLKPFEAEVDGDWFIARTGYTGEDGLEIALPAEQAPGFFNDLIGAGISPIGLGARDTLRVEAGMNLYGQDIHQDVSPLASNMAWSIAWEPASRQFIGRSALEAEKAAGVAHKLVGLVLEERGVLRAHQVVRIADVGEGEITSGSFSPTLSKSIALARVPMATADRAEVEIRGKWYPVRVVKPTFVRHGKTLI
- the gcvH gene encoding glycine cleavage system protein GcvH, whose amino-acid sequence is MSNIPAELRFAESHEWARLEADGTVTVGISDHAQEALGDVVFVELTEVGNKFAAEDQAGVVESVKAASDIYSPIAGEVIAVNEELSGTPELLNTDPYGAWIFKLKPDNAADLEKLLDAAAYKAAIGE
- a CDS encoding iron ABC transporter permease; this translates as MAHPAQRRWYPIVLVIAALVLLPLSVLLLSWQTIDQQIWSHLWETQMPRLLGNTLTLVLGVGVGVTLLGVSLAWLTSLCEFPGRRWLDWALMLPFAIPAYVLAFVFVGLLDFAGPVQTLLREWFGSGLRLPRVRSTGGVIVVLVLVFYPYVYLLARTAFLAQGKGLMEAARVLGQSPWQAFWRVAMPMARPAIGAGVALALMETLADFGAVSVFNFDTFTTAIYKTWYGFFSLPSAAQLASLLLLVVMLVLYGERRARGANRASNERPRVKALYHLHGLKAFAATGWCALVFACAFVIPVLQLIVWFWQRGRFDLDERYAGLILHTLYLGGMAALITVSVALLLAFARRLAPTRAIRSGVSLANLGYALPGSVLAVSIMLAFSYLDRELVIPLSDWLGGAGKPLLLGSLAALLMAYLVRFIAVAYGPLENSLARIRPSLPEAARSLGVSGPRLFFKVYLPLLLPGTLSAALLVFVDVLKEMPATLLMRPFGWDTLAVRIFEMTSEGEWARASLPALTLVLVGLLPVIGLIRRSARRNT